A genomic window from Dechloromonas sp. A34 includes:
- the cutA gene encoding divalent-cation tolerance protein CutA has product MESLLVITNCPDEASANAIALAVVEARLAACVNILPRVQSVYRWQGAVESATEIPLLIKTTAANYPALEQAIAELHPYEVPEIIALPIAQGLPAYLNWVAAETIQ; this is encoded by the coding sequence ATGGAATCCCTGCTCGTCATCACCAACTGTCCGGATGAAGCCTCCGCCAACGCCATCGCCCTGGCCGTAGTCGAAGCGCGGCTGGCCGCCTGCGTCAATATCCTGCCGCGCGTCCAGTCCGTCTACCGCTGGCAGGGTGCCGTCGAGTCGGCCACCGAGATCCCCCTGCTGATCAAGACCACCGCAGCCAATTATCCGGCGCTCGAGCAAGCCATCGCCGAACTGCATCCCTACGAAGTCCCCGAAATCATCGCCCTGCCGATCGCGCAGGGTTTGCCGGCCTATCTGAACTGGGTGGCGGCCGAGACGATCCAATGA
- the dsbD gene encoding protein-disulfide reductase DsbD, whose amino-acid sequence MRALFLLFSLLISLAHAEEFLDPAVAFKPSARALDGQTIEISYEIAKGYYLYRDKFRFSVDGDSATLGTPTFPPGKEKMDENFGKVEVYYKSVAIRVPVERNASGVLPLKLKVISQGCADAGVCYPPQPQTVSLELPDPASTPPAAAQGSGDESGFIAQTLKDAGFWANLAFFFLAGLGLSLTPCVFPMIPILSGIIAGQGHKNSHGRGFALALAYVLGMAVTYAAAGIAAGLTGTLLSAALQNAWVLGSFAVVFVILSFSMFGFYELQLPVALQSKLSEESGHLQGGRGIGVFVMGALSALIVGPCVAAPLAGALLYIGQTGDAVFGGAALFVMALGMGAPLIAVGVAGGSLLPKTGPWMEAVKKGFGVLLLATALWLVSPVIPPVAAMLAWAALLIIPAIFLHALDPLPAQASGWLRFWKGIGIVMLLTGAALLVGALAGGRDPLQPLAGLRGQAVAEEVRKLPFEPVGSLAELDSRVLAAGRPVMLDFYADWCVSCKEMERFTFADPAVQAKLAGFTLLKADVTANSDEHKALLARFGLFGPPGILFFDARGKEIKTVRVVGYQDAATFLQSLNRVL is encoded by the coding sequence ATGCGCGCGCTGTTCCTGCTTTTCTCCCTGCTCATTTCGCTGGCCCATGCCGAGGAATTCCTCGACCCGGCGGTCGCCTTCAAACCATCGGCGCGCGCCCTCGACGGCCAGACCATCGAGATTTCCTACGAGATCGCCAAGGGCTATTACCTCTATCGCGACAAGTTCCGCTTCAGCGTCGACGGCGACAGCGCCACCCTCGGCACCCCGACCTTCCCGCCCGGCAAGGAGAAGATGGACGAGAACTTCGGGAAGGTCGAGGTCTATTACAAGTCGGTGGCGATCCGCGTGCCAGTCGAAAGAAATGCCTCAGGAGTGCTGCCGCTCAAGCTCAAGGTCATTTCGCAGGGCTGTGCCGATGCCGGCGTCTGCTACCCGCCGCAACCCCAGACGGTGAGCCTCGAACTGCCCGATCCGGCGAGCACGCCGCCCGCCGCCGCCCAAGGCAGTGGCGACGAGAGCGGCTTCATCGCCCAGACGCTGAAGGATGCCGGGTTCTGGGCCAATCTCGCTTTCTTCTTCCTGGCCGGGCTCGGCCTGTCGCTGACCCCCTGCGTCTTCCCGATGATTCCCATCCTCTCGGGCATCATCGCCGGCCAGGGCCACAAGAATTCGCACGGCCGCGGCTTCGCCCTGGCCCTGGCCTACGTCCTGGGCATGGCGGTGACCTACGCCGCGGCCGGCATCGCCGCCGGCCTGACCGGCACGCTGCTCTCCGCCGCGCTGCAGAACGCCTGGGTGCTCGGCAGCTTCGCCGTGGTTTTCGTGATCCTCTCCTTCTCGATGTTCGGTTTCTACGAACTACAGTTGCCGGTTGCGCTGCAAAGCAAACTCTCCGAGGAATCCGGCCATCTGCAGGGTGGACGCGGCATCGGCGTCTTCGTGATGGGTGCGCTATCGGCCCTAATTGTGGGACCCTGCGTCGCCGCCCCGCTGGCCGGCGCCTTGCTCTATATCGGCCAGACCGGCGACGCCGTGTTCGGCGGTGCGGCGCTGTTCGTCATGGCCCTCGGCATGGGCGCCCCGCTGATCGCGGTCGGCGTCGCCGGCGGTTCGCTGCTGCCCAAGACCGGGCCCTGGATGGAGGCGGTCAAGAAAGGTTTCGGCGTGCTGCTGCTGGCCACCGCCCTCTGGCTGGTTTCGCCGGTCATCCCGCCGGTCGCCGCGATGCTGGCCTGGGCGGCGCTGCTGATCATTCCGGCAATCTTCCTGCACGCCCTCGACCCGCTACCGGCCCAGGCCAGTGGCTGGCTGCGCTTCTGGAAAGGCATCGGCATCGTCATGCTGCTGACCGGCGCCGCACTGCTGGTCGGCGCCCTGGCCGGCGGTCGCGATCCGCTGCAGCCGCTGGCCGGGCTGCGCGGCCAGGCGGTGGCCGAAGAAGTCCGGAAACTGCCGTTCGAGCCGGTCGGCTCGCTGGCCGAACTGGATAGCCGGGTACTGGCGGCCGGCCGGCCGGTGATGCTCGACTTCTATGCCGACTGGTGCGTCTCGTGCAAGGAAATGGAGCGCTTCACCTTCGCCGACCCCGCCGTCCAGGCCAAACTGGCAGGTTTCACGCTGCTCAAGGCCGACGTCACGGCCAATAGCGACGAGCACAAGGCCTTGCTCGCCCGTTTCGGACTCTTCGGGCCGCCGGGCATCCTATTTTTCGACGCACGGGGCAAGGAAATCAAAACCGTCCGCGTCGTCGGCTATCAGGATGCGGCGACCTTCCTGCAGTCGCTCAACCGCGTTCTGTAA
- a CDS encoding acyl carrier protein, which translates to MDSLGLIREFLQDRIGVAPEQVVPEAPLAPLGVDSLMMLELMFEFEDRFGITLSKDLKSPTTVGDMAELMDRLRREQG; encoded by the coding sequence ATGGATTCCCTTGGCCTGATTCGCGAATTTCTCCAGGACCGCATCGGCGTTGCGCCGGAGCAGGTCGTTCCCGAAGCCCCGCTCGCACCGCTCGGCGTGGACTCGCTGATGATGCTCGAATTGATGTTCGAATTCGAGGACCGTTTTGGCATCACCCTCTCCAAGGACCTGAAAAGCCCAACAACTGTCGGCGATATGGCTGAGCTGATGGACCGGCTGCGCCGCGAACAGGGTTGA
- a CDS encoding beta-ketoacyl-[acyl-carrier-protein] synthase family protein: protein MIQRRVAITGLGLVSPYGGDLPDFFEHLLAGESAVHFLRTDDIPRPLTIPFVSCPGFDADSVLGRPLAGTMDRFAQLATVAAFSAWADAGLSRAPDAEDRNHWGVAWGTALGGTLAYEKGYRELWQKGRERVSPLSVILGMNNAANAHISIQLGLGGVSMSHTVACASSSIAIGEAFRRVRSGEAPIMLTGGSDVPQAYGVARAWEALRVMASGDENTSASACRPFSAERTGLVLGEGGAALVLEDWEHAVARGARIHGEMVGYGTSCDHSHLVRPEAAGQVRALEAALADGGLRPADIDYVNAHGTATTEGDPVEVAALKAVFGEGATRLPVSATKSMHGHQLGAAGAIEAIVTILALRERAIPPTAHLAAIDPACTGVDHVTAARRDQPLRAALSNSFAFGGSNAVLAFRAVG from the coding sequence ATGATCCAGCGTCGGGTGGCGATTACCGGGCTGGGTCTCGTCAGCCCCTACGGCGGCGATCTGCCGGATTTTTTCGAACACCTGCTGGCCGGCGAATCGGCCGTGCATTTCCTGCGCACCGACGACATTCCCCGACCGCTGACCATTCCTTTCGTCAGTTGCCCCGGCTTCGATGCCGACAGCGTGTTGGGCCGGCCCCTGGCCGGAACGATGGATCGCTTTGCCCAGCTCGCCACGGTCGCCGCTTTCAGTGCCTGGGCCGATGCCGGCCTGAGCCGCGCCCCGGACGCTGAAGACCGCAATCACTGGGGCGTCGCCTGGGGCACCGCCCTGGGCGGTACGCTGGCTTACGAAAAGGGTTATCGGGAACTTTGGCAAAAGGGCCGCGAGCGGGTTTCGCCGCTGTCGGTGATTCTCGGCATGAACAACGCGGCCAATGCCCACATTTCCATCCAGCTTGGTCTGGGCGGCGTCAGCATGAGCCATACCGTGGCCTGCGCCTCCTCCTCGATCGCCATCGGTGAGGCCTTCCGCCGCGTGCGTAGCGGCGAGGCGCCGATCATGCTGACCGGTGGCTCCGACGTGCCGCAGGCCTACGGCGTCGCCCGCGCCTGGGAAGCCCTGCGCGTCATGGCCAGCGGCGATGAAAATACTTCAGCGAGCGCCTGCCGGCCGTTCAGCGCCGAGCGTACCGGCCTGGTCCTGGGCGAGGGCGGGGCTGCCCTTGTCCTCGAGGACTGGGAACATGCCGTCGCCCGCGGCGCCCGCATCCACGGCGAAATGGTCGGCTACGGTACGAGTTGCGACCACAGCCACCTGGTCCGTCCGGAAGCGGCCGGTCAGGTCAGGGCACTGGAAGCCGCGCTGGCCGATGGCGGACTGCGCCCTGCGGACATCGACTACGTCAATGCCCACGGCACGGCGACCACCGAGGGCGACCCGGTCGAAGTCGCCGCCCTGAAAGCCGTATTCGGCGAAGGCGCCACCCGCTTGCCGGTCAGCGCCACCAAATCCATGCACGGCCACCAGTTGGGTGCGGCCGGCGCCATCGAAGCCATCGTCACCATCCTCGCCCTGCGCGAACGGGCGATCCCGCCGACCGCGCATCTCGCGGCGATCGATCCAGCCTGTACCGGCGTCGACCATGTCACCGCTGCCCGGCGCGACCAGCCATTGCGCGCCGCCTTGTCGAACTCCTTCGCTTTTGGCGGCAGCAACGCGGTCCTCGCGTTTCGCGCCGTCGGCTAA
- a CDS encoding phosphopantetheine-binding protein encodes MSQEISPETVAALLPEVAELIVSALNLDVAPADIEPDAPLFGDGLGLDSIDVLEIALVISKRYGFQLRSDNEDNLRIFSSLRALASHVASQRTK; translated from the coding sequence ATGTCCCAAGAAATTTCGCCGGAAACCGTTGCGGCCCTGCTGCCGGAAGTAGCCGAGCTGATCGTTTCAGCCCTCAACCTGGATGTCGCCCCCGCCGACATCGAACCCGATGCGCCGCTATTCGGCGACGGCCTGGGACTCGACTCGATCGACGTGCTGGAAATCGCCCTGGTCATTTCCAAACGCTATGGCTTCCAGTTGCGTTCGGACAACGAGGACAACCTGCGCATTTTCTCCTCGCTGCGCGCCCTGGCCAGCCACGTCGCCAGCCAACGGACCAAATGA
- a CDS encoding AMP-binding protein has protein sequence MSRIPLLAHASLDDNLAWGPAGPVTVRRFLAEAQLLAEKLPAGHHLLNVCQDRYRFAVGFAAGLLSDRISLQPSSQTAETLRNIRQQTPDVVCLCDGEFDSQDLPRLDYPVLSAADVDAVRAIPDIAADAIAACLFTSGSTGAPMPHFKRWGQLAGSGQAEAKRLGLAERPHVIVGTVPVQHAFGFESTFLLALHGGATFWSGKPFYPQDIVAALKTVPQPRLLVTTPFHLANLLSAEIELPAVDLVLSATAPLSNELAARAESRFQAPLLEIFGSTETLQIASRRPTHGAAWHLLPGIELKQQDDLTIACGGHVEAGVTLSDAIELLPDHHFLLHGRHADLVNIAGKRTSIAYLNHQIAAIPGVIDAAFFLPDDTMPDGVTRLAAFVVAPGLERRQLVAELRRRIDPIFQPRPLVFLDQLPRNAAGKLPRAELAALHAAHTTHAGN, from the coding sequence ATGAGCCGGATACCGCTCCTCGCCCACGCCAGCCTCGACGACAACCTGGCCTGGGGCCCGGCCGGCCCGGTCACGGTGCGCCGCTTTCTCGCCGAAGCCCAGCTGCTCGCCGAAAAGCTGCCGGCCGGGCACCATCTGCTGAATGTCTGCCAGGACCGCTATCGCTTCGCGGTCGGCTTCGCCGCCGGCCTGCTCAGCGACCGGATCAGCCTGCAACCGTCCTCGCAGACGGCCGAAACGCTGCGCAACATCCGTCAGCAGACCCCCGACGTCGTTTGCCTGTGTGATGGTGAATTCGACAGCCAGGACCTGCCGCGCCTCGACTATCCCGTTCTTTCCGCCGCCGATGTCGATGCCGTGCGCGCCATTCCGGACATCGCCGCCGACGCCATCGCGGCCTGCCTGTTCACCTCCGGCTCGACCGGCGCCCCGATGCCGCACTTCAAGCGCTGGGGCCAGCTGGCCGGCAGCGGCCAGGCTGAGGCGAAGAGGCTGGGCCTGGCCGAGCGACCGCACGTCATCGTCGGTACCGTGCCGGTCCAGCACGCCTTCGGCTTCGAGTCGACTTTCCTGCTCGCCCTGCACGGGGGGGCCACATTCTGGTCCGGCAAGCCCTTCTATCCGCAGGACATCGTCGCCGCCCTGAAGACCGTTCCGCAGCCCCGGCTGCTGGTCACCACGCCCTTTCATCTGGCCAACCTGCTGTCCGCCGAAATCGAACTTCCCGCCGTCGACCTGGTGCTCTCGGCAACCGCGCCGCTATCGAACGAACTGGCGGCGCGCGCCGAAAGCCGCTTTCAGGCCCCGCTGCTCGAAATTTTCGGCAGCACCGAGACGCTGCAGATCGCCAGCCGCCGGCCGACCCACGGCGCCGCCTGGCACCTCTTGCCGGGCATCGAGCTGAAGCAGCAGGACGACCTGACCATCGCTTGCGGCGGTCATGTCGAAGCCGGTGTGACGCTATCCGACGCCATCGAACTGCTGCCCGACCACCACTTCCTGCTGCACGGGCGTCATGCCGACCTGGTCAACATCGCCGGCAAGCGGACCTCGATCGCCTATCTCAACCATCAGATCGCCGCCATCCCGGGAGTCATCGACGCTGCCTTCTTCCTGCCCGACGACACGATGCCCGACGGCGTAACCCGCCTCGCTGCCTTTGTCGTCGCCCCCGGCCTCGAGCGCCGGCAGTTGGTGGCCGAATTGCGCCGGCGCATCGATCCCATCTTCCAGCCCCGGCCGCTGGTCTTTCTCGACCAACTGCCGCGCAACGCAGCCGGCAAGCTGCCGCGCGCCGAGCTGGCGGCGCTGCATGCCGCCCACACCACCCATGCCGGCAACTGA
- a CDS encoding 3-hydroxyacyl-ACP dehydratase FabZ family protein, which yields MPATDFSWVVPVDHPAFAGHFPGQPIVPGVVLLDQAILFAERLLDRPLALWQIGNAKFFSPVAPGETLVFSLECKASGALAFQVRSPDRDVASGSLTPPTP from the coding sequence ATGCCGGCAACTGATTTCAGCTGGGTCGTTCCAGTCGATCATCCGGCCTTTGCCGGCCACTTTCCCGGCCAGCCCATCGTGCCCGGCGTCGTCCTGCTCGACCAGGCCATCCTGTTTGCCGAGCGCCTGCTCGACCGACCGCTGGCGCTGTGGCAGATCGGCAACGCCAAATTCTTCAGCCCGGTCGCTCCGGGCGAAACCCTCGTTTTCTCGCTGGAATGCAAAGCCAGCGGTGCGCTCGCCTTCCAGGTCCGCAGCCCCGACCGCGATGTCGCCAGCGGCAGCCTGACGCCGCCGACACCATGA
- a CDS encoding acyl-CoA synthetase has translation MSQPKPAGSDWLRQQEKSNLAILKLMVWISLTFGRRLGRLVLYGIAAYYVLFAPQARRYSRDYLHRALGRWAEWSDGFRHVFSFASTIHDRIYLLNDRFNLFDIEVIGAEELHASLDKQPGALLIGAHLGSFEVLRALGRGRAGLKVAILMYEENARKINATLEAINPQATEDIIPLGRMDSMLQARDRLDQGYLVGMLADRSLGGDATTECDFLGEPAPFPVGPFRMAAMLRRPVYFMAGLYLGGNRYQIHFEPLADFSDTPRAEREAAIKAAQQHYAERLSHFCRLAPYNWFNFFDFWQKK, from the coding sequence ATGAGCCAGCCCAAGCCGGCCGGCAGCGACTGGCTGCGGCAACAGGAAAAAAGCAATCTGGCCATCCTCAAGCTGATGGTCTGGATTTCGCTGACCTTCGGCCGCCGTTTGGGCCGCCTGGTGCTCTACGGCATCGCCGCCTATTACGTGCTGTTTGCCCCCCAGGCCCGGCGCTACAGCCGCGACTACCTGCACCGCGCGCTCGGCCGCTGGGCCGAATGGTCGGACGGCTTCCGTCACGTCTTCAGTTTCGCGAGCACCATCCACGACCGCATCTACCTGCTCAACGACCGTTTCAACCTGTTCGACATCGAGGTGATCGGTGCCGAGGAACTGCATGCCTCGCTCGACAAGCAGCCGGGCGCTCTGCTGATCGGCGCCCATCTCGGCAGTTTCGAAGTGCTGCGCGCCCTGGGCCGGGGCCGGGCCGGGCTCAAGGTGGCGATCCTGATGTACGAGGAAAACGCCCGCAAGATCAACGCCACGCTGGAGGCGATCAACCCCCAGGCCACCGAGGACATCATTCCGCTCGGCCGCATGGACTCGATGTTGCAGGCGCGCGACCGACTCGACCAGGGCTACCTGGTCGGCATGCTGGCCGACCGCAGCCTGGGCGGCGATGCCACCACCGAGTGCGACTTTCTCGGCGAGCCGGCTCCGTTCCCGGTCGGCCCCTTCCGCATGGCGGCGATGCTCCGCCGCCCCGTCTACTTCATGGCCGGGCTCTACCTCGGCGGCAACCGCTATCAGATCCATTTCGAGCCGCTCGCCGATTTTTCGGACACCCCGCGCGCCGAGCGCGAGGCGGCGATCAAGGCGGCCCAGCAGCATTACGCCGAGCGCCTGAGCCATTTTTGCCGTCTGGCCCCCTACAATTGGTTCAACTTCTTCGATTTCTGGCAGAAAAAATGA
- a CDS encoding LolA-related protein — MIRQFVAGLLAAALAFPALAAFDVGQLMDDLARHKGGKARFVEKKYISLLDKPVVSTGEMSYTAPDRLEKRTLTPKPEILLLDKDLLSIEREKQKLSINLSNQPEALAFIDSIRGTLTGNRAALEKNYYLHLAGTHEKWVLTLLPSEQKIAALVQRITVSGSKNQIRSIEYLQADGDRSVMSIEPIDGK, encoded by the coding sequence ATGATCAGACAATTTGTAGCCGGACTGCTGGCGGCCGCGCTCGCCTTTCCCGCCCTTGCCGCCTTCGATGTCGGCCAGTTGATGGACGATCTGGCCCGCCACAAGGGTGGCAAGGCCCGTTTCGTCGAAAAGAAGTACATCTCGCTGCTCGACAAGCCGGTCGTGTCGACCGGCGAAATGTCCTATACCGCTCCCGATCGCCTGGAAAAACGGACCCTGACCCCGAAACCGGAAATCCTGCTGCTCGACAAGGATCTGCTCAGCATCGAACGCGAAAAGCAGAAGTTGTCGATCAATCTGAGCAACCAGCCCGAGGCGCTGGCTTTCATCGACAGCATCCGGGGCACGCTGACCGGCAATCGGGCGGCGCTCGAGAAGAATTACTACCTGCATCTGGCGGGAACCCATGAGAAGTGGGTACTCACCCTGTTACCCAGCGAACAGAAAATCGCCGCTCTCGTCCAGCGCATCACGGTCAGCGGCAGCAAGAACCAGATTCGCAGCATTGAATACCTGCAAGCCGACGGTGATCGCTCGGTGATGAGCATCGAGCCGATCGACGGCAAATGA
- a CDS encoding MMPL family transporter: MNAPAIRTFLLWLLAMLAGAAIVWNSRFTADMSFFLPSRPTAEQQVLVDHLKEGAVARLLMLGIEGGDEQQRAALSRQLRARLAKMPEFVMVQNGEAGTQDADRNFLVQHRYLLSPAVTPERFNIDGLRTAIADSIDRLASPAGMMLKPLLARDPTGELVELLSRVDAGGQPNSRLGVWVSRDGERAMLLVQTRALGSDTDGQEAAIAALRAQFAESTREAGIGDARLQLSGPGLFAVNSRATIKDEVSRLSLISSLAITCLLFFVYRSFGLLALGLLPALSGALAAVVAVSLVFGTVFGITVGFGSALIGEAVDYSIYYFVQSGRLGVDAWRARFWPTIRLGVLTSIAGFGALVFSGFPGLAQLGLYALAGVLTAALATRFVLPQLSAGRIRPRDLTPLGKSVQRAIAAMGSLRWPALLLAGAAAIVLYVDRGELWNPELSALSSVSQADQALDLALRADIGAPDSRYLVVIGAPDREAALLAAEKIGQQLDQLVSSGDLGGYESPARFLPSQSTQVTRRSSLPAAEELRSRLQAAQLGSPLAAAKLEPFLTDVEAARRLPAIDRQALNGTGLALAVDSLLLEHASGWSVLLPLRPGEKAIDPAAVRSVLTGSNALFIDMKTEFDKLYNDYLHEAMLLSLAGFLAIVVLLAVALRSARRLAAVLLPLILAVLIVIAGLHLAGEHLHLLHLIGMLLIVAAGSNYALFLNQGADDEQADPETLASMLIATLTTAIGFGTLALSEVAVLHAVGVTVGPGAVLALLLSAIFVPRATAR, from the coding sequence ATGAACGCCCCGGCCATCCGTACCTTCCTGCTCTGGCTGCTAGCCATGCTGGCCGGGGCGGCGATCGTCTGGAACAGTCGCTTCACGGCCGACATGTCCTTCTTCCTGCCCAGTCGCCCGACCGCCGAACAGCAGGTTCTGGTCGATCATCTGAAGGAAGGCGCCGTCGCACGCCTGCTGATGCTGGGCATCGAAGGTGGCGACGAGCAACAGCGCGCCGCGCTGTCCCGCCAGTTGCGCGCTCGCCTGGCCAAAATGCCCGAATTCGTTATGGTGCAGAACGGCGAGGCCGGCACCCAGGATGCCGACCGCAATTTCCTGGTTCAGCACCGCTATCTGCTGAGCCCGGCGGTGACGCCGGAACGTTTCAACATCGATGGTCTGCGCACGGCCATCGCCGACAGCATCGACCGCCTCGCCTCGCCGGCCGGGATGATGCTCAAGCCCTTGCTGGCCCGCGATCCGACCGGTGAGCTGGTCGAATTGCTGAGCCGGGTCGACGCCGGCGGCCAGCCGAACAGCCGACTGGGCGTCTGGGTCTCACGTGATGGCGAGCGCGCCATGTTGCTCGTCCAGACCCGGGCCCTGGGTTCCGATACCGACGGCCAGGAGGCGGCGATTGCCGCGCTCCGCGCCCAGTTTGCCGAGAGTACTCGAGAGGCCGGCATTGGCGACGCCCGCTTGCAACTCTCCGGCCCCGGCCTGTTCGCGGTCAATTCGCGAGCGACGATCAAGGACGAGGTCAGTCGCCTGTCGCTGATCAGTTCGCTGGCCATCACCTGTTTGCTGTTCTTCGTCTATCGCTCCTTCGGCCTGTTGGCGCTCGGCCTGCTGCCGGCGCTGTCCGGCGCCCTGGCCGCCGTGGTCGCCGTCAGCCTGGTTTTCGGCACGGTATTCGGGATTACGGTCGGTTTCGGCTCGGCCTTGATCGGCGAAGCCGTCGATTACTCGATCTATTACTTCGTGCAGTCCGGCCGCCTCGGCGTGGACGCCTGGCGCGCCCGCTTCTGGCCGACCATCCGGCTCGGCGTCCTGACCTCGATCGCCGGTTTCGGCGCCTTGGTCTTCTCCGGTTTTCCGGGACTCGCCCAACTCGGCCTCTATGCCCTGGCCGGTGTCCTGACTGCCGCGCTCGCCACCCGCTTCGTGTTGCCGCAGCTCAGTGCCGGCCGGATCCGGCCGCGCGATCTGACGCCGCTCGGCAAGAGCGTGCAGCGCGCCATCGCGGCCATGGGGTCTCTGCGCTGGCCGGCCCTGTTGCTGGCCGGGGCCGCCGCCATAGTGCTCTATGTCGATCGTGGCGAGCTGTGGAACCCGGAGCTGTCGGCCCTGAGTTCGGTCAGCCAGGCCGATCAGGCGCTGGACCTGGCCTTGCGCGCCGATATTGGCGCTCCGGATTCGCGCTATCTGGTGGTCATCGGCGCGCCCGATCGCGAAGCGGCCTTGCTGGCGGCCGAAAAAATCGGACAACAGCTCGATCAACTGGTCTCCAGCGGCGACCTCGGCGGCTACGAAAGCCCGGCCCGTTTCCTGCCCAGCCAGAGTACCCAGGTCACCCGCCGCAGCAGCCTGCCGGCTGCCGAAGAATTACGCTCGCGCTTGCAGGCGGCGCAACTCGGTTCGCCGCTCGCCGCCGCCAAACTCGAGCCCTTCCTGACCGATGTCGAAGCGGCTCGCCGCTTGCCGGCGATCGATCGCCAAGCCCTGAACGGAACCGGTCTGGCCTTGGCGGTCGATTCGCTGCTCCTCGAGCATGCCAGCGGCTGGAGTGTCTTGCTGCCACTGCGCCCGGGCGAAAAAGCCATCGATCCGGCGGCGGTCCGCTCTGTGCTGACCGGTTCCAACGCCTTGTTCATCGACATGAAAACCGAGTTCGACAAGCTCTACAACGACTATCTGCACGAGGCCATGCTGTTATCGCTGGCCGGCTTCCTTGCCATCGTCGTGCTGCTTGCCGTCGCCCTGCGTTCGGCCCGCCGCCTGGCCGCCGTCCTGCTGCCCCTGATCCTTGCCGTGCTGATCGTCATCGCCGGCCTGCACCTGGCCGGCGAACATCTGCACCTGCTGCACCTGATCGGCATGCTGTTAATCGTCGCCGCCGGCTCCAACTATGCGCTGTTTCTCAACCAGGGCGCCGATGACGAGCAAGCCGACCCGGAAACCCTGGCCTCGATGCTGATTGCAACCCTGACCACGGCCATCGGCTTCGGCACGCTGGCCCTGTCGGAAGTCGCGGTACTGCATGCCGTAGGCGTCACCGTCGGGCCGGGTGCCGTTCTGGCGCTGCTGCTCTCGGCGATTTTCGTTCCCCGGGCAACGGCACGATGA
- a CDS encoding alpha/beta fold hydrolase — protein sequence MSQPLHTLRQTVGAPSLMVLLPGAYMTAADFEQAGFFTAVAKRRLALDLVAVDLDLEAISGGTALPAVQAEIIAPARRQGYQKIWLGGISLGGLLSLCHNADTPGSVDGLCLLAPYPGSRLTTNAIARAGGLEQWQPTPEELSDPEFRMWRWLQAPPADFPAFVGYGSDDRFAAGMKQIAACFPATAGLAIPGGHDWPVWQVLWEHFLDSGLLLR from the coding sequence ATGAGCCAGCCCCTGCATACCCTCCGCCAGACGGTCGGCGCCCCGAGCCTGATGGTGCTGCTGCCCGGTGCCTACATGACGGCAGCCGATTTCGAACAGGCCGGATTCTTTACAGCAGTCGCCAAACGCCGGCTGGCGCTTGATCTGGTCGCGGTCGACCTCGATCTCGAGGCAATCTCCGGCGGCACGGCGCTACCCGCCGTACAAGCCGAAATCATCGCGCCAGCCCGCCGTCAGGGGTACCAAAAAATCTGGCTGGGCGGCATATCGCTCGGCGGCCTGCTCAGTCTCTGCCACAACGCCGATACGCCGGGCAGCGTCGATGGCCTGTGCCTGCTTGCCCCTTATCCGGGCAGCCGGCTGACCACCAATGCCATCGCCCGGGCCGGGGGCCTGGAGCAATGGCAGCCAACGCCGGAAGAGCTGAGCGATCCGGAATTTCGCATGTGGCGCTGGCTGCAGGCCCCACCGGCCGATTTTCCCGCCTTCGTCGGTTATGGCAGCGACGACCGTTTCGCCGCCGGCATGAAACAGATTGCCGCCTGCTTTCCAGCTACGGCCGGCCTTGCCATTCCCGGAGGCCACGACTGGCCGGTCTGGCAAGTTTTGTGGGAACATTTTCTCGATAGTGGACTCCTTCTCCGCTGA